A region from the Stutzerimonas stutzeri genome encodes:
- a CDS encoding DUF3649 domain-containing protein has protein sequence MNQNPSVNRWRVLSRVLAAGLGGYAVAYAVTAFLAVYLPLARPDRVVFSSLGSFAVWIAVAVYVFAARSTLRVWLSLIGLTAVLCLAAFLSGELRTRP, from the coding sequence TTGAATCAAAACCCATCCGTGAACCGCTGGCGCGTCCTTTCGCGCGTGCTGGCAGCGGGGCTCGGCGGTTATGCCGTGGCGTACGCCGTGACCGCCTTTCTCGCCGTCTATCTGCCTCTGGCACGTCCTGATCGGGTGGTGTTCTCCAGCCTGGGCAGCTTCGCCGTCTGGATTGCGGTTGCTGTGTATGTATTCGCGGCACGCAGCACCTTGCGTGTCTGGCTTTCGCTGATCGGCCTGACCGCGGTGCTGTGTCTCGCCGCCTTTCTTTCCGGCGAATTGAGGACACGGCCATGA